Proteins encoded by one window of Vitis riparia cultivar Riparia Gloire de Montpellier isolate 1030 chromosome 11, EGFV_Vit.rip_1.0, whole genome shotgun sequence:
- the LOC117925416 gene encoding uncharacterized protein LOC117925416: MEGKVNRPNGSSPKALIKWLLNLEGQGIRIFDDSISRYRAKLVLDISKVDYEQPVGRADFKKLDDDLLFYVDKKREEEDGNKEDKETDDSMSAAFVSAARTMKLAEKDGERKRKKGSSIEKKKQIKFQKYKLHDNSNSERESSHFHDDGLSSGSEIENPLSDDEDMEVKEE; the protein is encoded by the exons ATGGAGGGAAAAGTGAATAGACCCAATGGATCATCACCTAAAGCTCTTATAA AGTGGCTGCTAAACCTTGAGGGTCAAGGGATAAGAATATTTGATGATAGCATCTCAAGATATCGTGCCAAACTAGTCCTTGATATTTCCAAAGTAGATTATGAGCAACCAGTAGGTAGAGCAGATTTCAAGAAATTGGATGATGATCTCCTCTTTTATGTTGATAAGAAGAGGGAAGAGGAAGATGGAAACAAGGAGGATAAAGAGACAGATGATTCCATGAGTGCTGCATTTGTTTCTGCTGCTCGGACAATGAAGTTGGCAGAAAAGGATGGGGAAAGAAAACGGAAAAAAGGTAGTAGCAttgaaaagaagaaacagaTCAAGTTCCAAAAGTACAAGCTTCATGACAATTCTAATTCAGAAAGAGAGTCATCACATTTCCATGATGATGGTCTGAGTAGTGGTAGCGAGATAGAGAATCCACTCTCTGATGATGAAGATATGGAAGTAAAGGAAGAATAA
- the LOC117925415 gene encoding pentatricopeptide repeat-containing protein At2g03880, mitochondrial-like: MECDCFSLRMRSPPPSFRGIFFLPSCPIQSSSLKFFKKPQTISRNFQFSIRLKSLSCALDAIELNPTGHWAFGDAQNLPVRLLDGFQKTPSKLSSPNGPNSTPGNKVPETVEKKRIWRGLDFDSKERLRRYSGMLRTCASKGALNEGKAIHGQVIKSGINPDSHLWNSLVNVYAKCGSANYACKVFGEIPERDVVSWTALIAGFVAEGYGSGAVNLFCEMRREGVGANEFTYATALKACSMCLDLEFGKQVHAEAIKVGDFSDLFVGSALVDLYAKCGEMVLAERVFLCMPKQNAVSWNALLNGFAQMGDAEKVLNLFCRMTGSEINFSKFTLSTVLKGCANSGNLRAGQIVHSLAIRIGCELDEFISCCLVDMYSKCGLAGDALKVFVRIEDPDVVSWSAIITCLDQKGQSREAAEVFKRMRHSGVIPNQFTLASLVSAATDLGDLYYGESIHACVCKYGFEYDNTVCNALVTMYMKIGSVQDGCRVFEATTNRDLISWNALLSGFHDNETCDTGLRIFNQMLAEGFNPNMYTFISILRSCSSLSDVDFGKQVHAQIVKNSLDGNDFVGTALVDMYAKNRFLEDAETIFNRLIKRDLFAWTVIVAGYAQDGQGEKAVKCFIQMQREGVKPNEFTLASSLSGCSRIATLDSGRQLHSMAVKAGQSGDMFVASALVDMYAKCGCIEDAEVVFDGLVSRDTVSWNTIICGCSQHGQGGKALKAFEAMLDEGTVPDEVTFIGVLSACSHMGLIEEGKKHFNSLSKIYGITPTIEHYACMVDILGRAGKFDEVESFIEEMKLTSNVLIWETVLGACKMHGNIEFGERAAMKLFELEPEIDSNYILLSNMFAAKGMWDDVTNVRALMSTRGVKKEPGCSWVEVNGQVHVFLSHDGSHPKIREIHLKLQDLHQKLMSVGYTPNTDHVLHNVSDREKQELLFYHSERLALAFALLSTSTRKTIRIFKNLRICGDCHDFMKSISEITNQELVVRDINCFHHFKNGSCSCQNFW; the protein is encoded by the coding sequence ATGGAATGCGATTGCTTTTCTTTGAGAATGCGCAGTCCACCCCCTAGTTTTCGAGGGATATTCTTCTTGCCCAGCTGCCCGATACAGTCTTCTTCGCTTAAATTCTTCAAGAAACCTCAAACAATCTCCAGAAATTTTCAGTTTTCTATTCGGTTGAAATCTTTGTCTTGTGCTCTCGATGCTATTGAGTTAAACCCTACAGGCCATTGGGCTTTCGGCGATGCCCAGAACTTGCCGGTTCGGCTTCTGGATGGGTTCCAGAAAACGCCCAGTAAACTGTCGAGTCCCAATGGACCCAATTCGACGCCGGGGAATAAGGTTCCTGAAACAGTTGAAAAGAAGAGAATTTGGAGGGGTTTGGATTTTGATAGCAAGGAGAGGCTAAGACGGTATTCGGGGATGCTGAGGACTTGTGCTTCAAAAGGGGCTTTAAATGAAGGGAAGGCCATTCATGGGCAGGTGATAAAAAGTGGGATAAACCCGGATTCCCATTTGTGGAATTCGTTGGTCAATGTTTATGCAAAATGTGGGAGCGCTAATTACGCATGTAAGGTGTTTGGGGAAATACCTGAACGAGATGTTGTGTCCTGGACGGCTTTGATTGCGGGGTTTGTTGCTGAAGGATATGGAAGTGGTGCTGTTAATTTGTTTTGTGAGATGCGGAGGGAAGGTGTTGGGGCGAATGAGTTCACCTATGCGACTGCTTTGAAAGCTTGCTCCATGTGCTTGGATTTAGAGTTTGGGAAACAAGTGCATGCAGAAGCTATCAAGGTTGGAGATTTTTCTGATTTATTTGTTGGGTCTGCTCTTGTTGACCTTTATGCAAAATGTGGTGAGATGGTGCTTGCAGAGAGAGTCTTCTTGTGCATGCCCAAGCAGAATGCTGTGTCATGGAATGCATTGCTTAATGGGTTTGCACAGATGGGTGATGCTGAAAAggttttgaatttgttttgcAGAATGACAGGATCAGAAATAAACTTCAGCAAGTTTACTTTGTCTACTGTCCTCAAGGGTTGTGCAAACTCAGGAAATTTAAGGGCGGGCCAAATCGTGCATTCTTTGGCAATCAGGATTGGTTGTGAGCTTGATGAGTTTATTAGTTGTTGTCTTGTTGATATGTACTCCAAGTGCGGGCTGGCAGGTGATGCACTAAAAGTTTTTGTGAGGATTGAAGATCCTGATGTTGTATCCTGGAGTGCAATTATCACATGCCTTGATCAAAAAGGGCAGAGCAGAGAAGCAGCTGAGGTATTTAAAAGAATGAGACACTCAGGTGTGATACCAAACCAGTTTACCCTTGCTAGTCTTGTCAGTGCTGCCACTGATTTGGGTGACCTATATTATGGTGAAAGCATCCATGCTTGTGTTTGCAAGTATGGTTTTGAATATGATAATACGGTTTGCAATGCCTTGGTCACAATGTATATGAAAATTGGTTCTGTTCAAGATGGTTGCCGGGTGTTTGAAGCGACAACTAATCGGGATTTAATTTCATGGAATGCCCTCTTATCTGGATTCCATGACAATGAAACTTGTGATACAGGGCTAAGGATCTTCAACCAGATGCTTGCGGAGGGTTTCAACCCGAACATGTACACATTTATCAGCATTCTAAGATCTTGTTCCAGCCTTTCAGATGTAGACTTTGGGAAGCAAGTGCATGCCCAAATAGTAAAGAACAGTCTTGATGGTAATGATTTTGTTGGAACAGCTCTGGTTGATATGTATGCCAAAAACAGGTTCTTGGAAGATGcagaaacaatttttaacaGATTGATTAAAAGAGACCTCTTTGCTTGGACTGTGATTGTTGCTGGTTATGCACAGGATGGCCAAGGAGAGAAGGCTGTGAAGTGTTTCATTCAAATGCAACGAGAAGGTGTGAAGCCCAATGAGTTCACACTTGCCAGCTCTTTGAGTGGTTGCTCCCGTATTGCAACTCTAGATAGTGGGCGGCAACTCCATTCCATGGCAGTTAAGGCTGGGCAGTCAGGTGATATGTTTGTTGCTAGTGCTCTTGTTGATATGTATGCGAAATGTGGGTGCATAGAAGATGCTGAGGTTGTTTTTGATGGCTTGGTTTCACGGGATACAGTCTCATGGAACACGATCATTTGTGGATGCTCACAACATGGGCAAGGAGGGAAGGCTCTCAAAGCCTTTGAGGCTATGTTAGATGAGGGCACTGTGCCTGACGAGGTTACCTTCATAGGTGTTCTTTCTGCATGTAGCCATATGGGTTTAATTGAAGAAGGGAAGAAGCATTTTAATTCATTGAGCAAAATCTATGGAATCACTCCTACTATTGAGCATTATGCTTGTATGGTTGATATCCTTGGAAGGGCAGGAAAATTTGATGAGGTTGAAAGCTTTATTGAGGAGATGAAGCTAACTTCAAATGTCTTGATCTGGGAGACTGTTCTTGGAGCTTGTAAAATGCATGGAAACATAGAATTTGGTGAAAGAGCCGCAATGAAACTTTTTGAGCTTGAGCCTGAGATAGACTCAAATTATATACTACTATCTAATATGTTTGCAGCCAAAGGTATGTGGGATGATGTTACAAATGTTAGGGCATTGATGTCCACTCGGGGGGTTAAAAAGGAACCTGGATGCAGCTGGGTTGAGGTCAATGGTCAAGTCCATGTCTTTTTGTCTCATGATGGTTCACATCCAAAAATTAGGGAAATCCATCTAAAGTTACAGGATCTACACCAGAAACTGATGTCAGTTGGCTATACTCCAAACACGGACCATGTGCTTCATAATGTCTCCGACAGAGAAAAACAGGAACTCCTCTTTTATCATAGTGAAAGATTGGCTCTTGCCTTTGCTCTTCTAAGCACCAGCACCAGGAAAACTATTAGGATTTTCAAGAACCTCCGCATCTGTGGTGACTGCCATGATTTTATGAAGTCCATTTCAGAAATTACAAACCAAGAATTAGTTGTTCGTGACATTAATTGTTTTCACCACTTCAAGAATGGCTCTTGCTCTTGTCAGAATTTTTGGTGA
- the LOC117925738 gene encoding protein NDL1-like isoform X1 → MEDSNDAVSLDMETIYLGGKEHHIRTGRGAVSVIVYGDQEKPALITYPDLALNHMSCFQGLFFCPEAASLLLHNFCIYHISPPGHELGAASICPDEPVPSVDDLADQVIEVLNYFGLGAVMCMGVTAGAYILTLFALKYRDRVLGLILVSPLCKAPSWSEWLYNKVVSNFLYFYGMCGFVKEYLLQRYFSQEVRGDADVQESDIVQACRKLLDERQSINVLRFLQAINGRPDITEGLRSLKCRTLVFVGDDSPFHSEALYMTSKLDRRYSALVEVQSCGSMVTEEQPHAMLIPMEYFFMGYGLYRPYLLSESPRSPLSPSCISPELLSPESMGLKLKPIKTRVSLQTEKGRER, encoded by the exons ATGGAGGATTCAAACGACGCCGTTTCCCTCGATATGGAAACGATCTATCTTGGTGGAAAG GAACATCATATAAGAACTGGCCGTGGTGCTGTGTCTGTTATTGTCTATGGTGACCAAGAGAAGCCTGCACTGATTACTTATCCTGATTTAGCTCTAAATC ATATGTCTTGTTTCCAAGGATTATTCTTTTGTCCTGAAGCAGCTTCTTTGTTGCTACATAACTTCTGCATTTACCATATCAGTCCTCCTGGGCACGAG TTGGGAGCTGCTTCTATCTGTCCAGATGAGCCTGTGCCTTCTGTTGATGACTTGGCAGATCAAGTTATTGAGGTTCTCAACTATTTTGG TCTAGGTGCAGTGATGTGCATGGGGGTGACAGCGGGTGCTTACATCCTCACCCTATTTGCG TTGAAATATAGGGATCGTGTTCTTGGTTTGATACTTGTATCCCCTTTATGTAAAGCACCATCCTGGTCTGAATGGCTGTACAATAAG GTGGTATCAAATTTCCTATATTTCTATGGCATGTGTGGTTTTGTAAAGGAATATTTGCTTCAAAGGTACTTCAGCCAG GAGGTTCGTGGTGATGCAGACGTCCAAGAATCTGATATAGTTCAAGCATGCAGAAAA TTGCTGGATGAGAGGCAGAGCATAAATGTTTTGCGGTTTCTTCAAGCAATTAATGG GAGACCGGATATTACTGAAGGATTGAGGAGTCTGAAATGTCGGACACTTGTATTTGTCGGTGATGACTCTCCTTTCCATAGTGAGGCTCTGTACATGACCTCAAAACTGGATAGAAGATACAGTGCCTTGGTCGAG GTACAATCTTGTGGATCAATGGTGACAGAAGAGCAGCCACATGCAATGTTGATACCAATGGAGTACTTCTTCATGGGATATGGATTGTATAGGCCTTACCTGTTGAGCGAAAGCCCAAGGAGCCCGCTCAGCCCCTCTTGCATCTCACCGGAGCTTCTATCTCCTGAAAGCATGGGGTTAAAGCTAAAACCAATAAAGACCCGGGTCTCACTCCAAACTGAAAAGGGGCGAGAGAGGTAG
- the LOC117925738 gene encoding protein NDL1-like isoform X2, with protein sequence MEDSNDAVSLDMETIYLGGKEHHIRTGRGAVSVIVYGDQEKPALITYPDLALNHMSCFQGLFFCPEAASLLLHNFCIYHISPPGHELGAASICPDEPVPSVDDLADQVIEVLNYFGFMLQLKYRDRVLGLILVSPLCKAPSWSEWLYNKVVSNFLYFYGMCGFVKEYLLQRYFSQEVRGDADVQESDIVQACRKLLDERQSINVLRFLQAINGRPDITEGLRSLKCRTLVFVGDDSPFHSEALYMTSKLDRRYSALVEVQSCGSMVTEEQPHAMLIPMEYFFMGYGLYRPYLLSESPRSPLSPSCISPELLSPESMGLKLKPIKTRVSLQTEKGRER encoded by the exons ATGGAGGATTCAAACGACGCCGTTTCCCTCGATATGGAAACGATCTATCTTGGTGGAAAG GAACATCATATAAGAACTGGCCGTGGTGCTGTGTCTGTTATTGTCTATGGTGACCAAGAGAAGCCTGCACTGATTACTTATCCTGATTTAGCTCTAAATC ATATGTCTTGTTTCCAAGGATTATTCTTTTGTCCTGAAGCAGCTTCTTTGTTGCTACATAACTTCTGCATTTACCATATCAGTCCTCCTGGGCACGAG TTGGGAGCTGCTTCTATCTGTCCAGATGAGCCTGTGCCTTCTGTTGATGACTTGGCAGATCAAGTTATTGAGGTTCTCAACTATTTTGG GTTTATGTTGCAGTTGAAATATAGGGATCGTGTTCTTGGTTTGATACTTGTATCCCCTTTATGTAAAGCACCATCCTGGTCTGAATGGCTGTACAATAAG GTGGTATCAAATTTCCTATATTTCTATGGCATGTGTGGTTTTGTAAAGGAATATTTGCTTCAAAGGTACTTCAGCCAG GAGGTTCGTGGTGATGCAGACGTCCAAGAATCTGATATAGTTCAAGCATGCAGAAAA TTGCTGGATGAGAGGCAGAGCATAAATGTTTTGCGGTTTCTTCAAGCAATTAATGG GAGACCGGATATTACTGAAGGATTGAGGAGTCTGAAATGTCGGACACTTGTATTTGTCGGTGATGACTCTCCTTTCCATAGTGAGGCTCTGTACATGACCTCAAAACTGGATAGAAGATACAGTGCCTTGGTCGAG GTACAATCTTGTGGATCAATGGTGACAGAAGAGCAGCCACATGCAATGTTGATACCAATGGAGTACTTCTTCATGGGATATGGATTGTATAGGCCTTACCTGTTGAGCGAAAGCCCAAGGAGCCCGCTCAGCCCCTCTTGCATCTCACCGGAGCTTCTATCTCCTGAAAGCATGGGGTTAAAGCTAAAACCAATAAAGACCCGGGTCTCACTCCAAACTGAAAAGGGGCGAGAGAGGTAG
- the LOC117925738 gene encoding protein NDL1-like isoform X3: MEDSNDAVSLDMETIYLGGKEHHIRTGRGAVSVIVYGDQEKPALITYPDLALNHMSCFQGLFFCPEAASLLLHNFCIYHISPPGHELGAASICPDEPVPSVDDLADQVIEVLNYFGLGAVMCMGVTAGAYILTLFAVVSNFLYFYGMCGFVKEYLLQRYFSQEVRGDADVQESDIVQACRKLLDERQSINVLRFLQAINGRPDITEGLRSLKCRTLVFVGDDSPFHSEALYMTSKLDRRYSALVEVQSCGSMVTEEQPHAMLIPMEYFFMGYGLYRPYLLSESPRSPLSPSCISPELLSPESMGLKLKPIKTRVSLQTEKGRER, encoded by the exons ATGGAGGATTCAAACGACGCCGTTTCCCTCGATATGGAAACGATCTATCTTGGTGGAAAG GAACATCATATAAGAACTGGCCGTGGTGCTGTGTCTGTTATTGTCTATGGTGACCAAGAGAAGCCTGCACTGATTACTTATCCTGATTTAGCTCTAAATC ATATGTCTTGTTTCCAAGGATTATTCTTTTGTCCTGAAGCAGCTTCTTTGTTGCTACATAACTTCTGCATTTACCATATCAGTCCTCCTGGGCACGAG TTGGGAGCTGCTTCTATCTGTCCAGATGAGCCTGTGCCTTCTGTTGATGACTTGGCAGATCAAGTTATTGAGGTTCTCAACTATTTTGG TCTAGGTGCAGTGATGTGCATGGGGGTGACAGCGGGTGCTTACATCCTCACCCTATTTGCG GTGGTATCAAATTTCCTATATTTCTATGGCATGTGTGGTTTTGTAAAGGAATATTTGCTTCAAAGGTACTTCAGCCAG GAGGTTCGTGGTGATGCAGACGTCCAAGAATCTGATATAGTTCAAGCATGCAGAAAA TTGCTGGATGAGAGGCAGAGCATAAATGTTTTGCGGTTTCTTCAAGCAATTAATGG GAGACCGGATATTACTGAAGGATTGAGGAGTCTGAAATGTCGGACACTTGTATTTGTCGGTGATGACTCTCCTTTCCATAGTGAGGCTCTGTACATGACCTCAAAACTGGATAGAAGATACAGTGCCTTGGTCGAG GTACAATCTTGTGGATCAATGGTGACAGAAGAGCAGCCACATGCAATGTTGATACCAATGGAGTACTTCTTCATGGGATATGGATTGTATAGGCCTTACCTGTTGAGCGAAAGCCCAAGGAGCCCGCTCAGCCCCTCTTGCATCTCACCGGAGCTTCTATCTCCTGAAAGCATGGGGTTAAAGCTAAAACCAATAAAGACCCGGGTCTCACTCCAAACTGAAAAGGGGCGAGAGAGGTAG
- the LOC117924654 gene encoding thiamine phosphate phosphatase-like protein isoform X1 produces MTGIVVLFDFDRTIIDGDSDKWVVVEMGLTQSFQQLRSILPWNTLMDRMLHELHSQGRTIEEIEECLKRVAINPRIAAAIKAAHDFGCDLKVVSDANNFYIETILKHHGLSGFFSEIYTNPTSVDEVGRLRIFPYRDFTLAPHGCSLCPYNMCKGLVIEQIRAAASENGKKRFIYVGDGKGDFCPSLKLGHGDYVMPRKNYPLWNLICGDPMLIKAQVLEWSDGEELEKVLLHLIDTISIEENISNGTSTQSKSSQSQVSENAGSHP; encoded by the exons ATGACCGGAATAGTGGTGCTGTTCGACTTCGATCGGACGATAATTGACGGCGACAGCGACAAATGGGTGGTAGTGGAGATGGGTCTGACCCAATCGTTCCAGCAGTTGCGCTCCATCTTGCCTTGGAACACTCTCATG GATAGGATGTTGCACGAGCTGCACTCACAGGGGAGAACAATTGAGGAAATTGAGGAGTGTTTGAAAAGGGTCGCAATAAATCCAAGAATCGCGGCGGCCATTAAAGCAGCCCATGATTTTGG ATGTGATTTAAAGGTAGTTAGCGATGCCAATAACTTCTATATTGAGACAATCTTGAAACATCATGGGTTATCAGGATTTTTTTCGGAAATTTACACAAATCCAACCTCTGTGGATGAAGTAGGAAGGCTAAGGATCTTCCCTTACCGTGATTTCACATTAGCTCCTCATGGTTGCAGTCTATGCCCTTATAACATGTGCAAG GGTCTTGTGATTGAGCAGATACGTGCTGCTGCTTCTGAAAACGGGAAGAAAAGATTCATCTATGTTGGAGATGGGAAAGGTGACTTCTGCCCAAGTTTGAAGCTGGGACATGGAGACTATGTGATGCCAAGGAAAAATTATCCTCTATGGAATCTCATTTGCGGTGACCCCATGCTCATCAAGGCACAAGTCCTTGAATGGAGTGATGGAGAGGAGCTGGAGAAGGTGCTACTCCACCTTATCGACACAATCTCCATTGAAGAGAACATCAGCAATGGGACTTCTACTCAATCTAAATCATCCCAATCACAAGTTTCAGAGAATGCAGGGTCCCACCCATGA
- the LOC117924654 gene encoding inorganic pyrophosphatase 1 isoform X2: MLHELHSQGRTIEEIEECLKRVAINPRIAAAIKAAHDFGCDLKVVSDANNFYIETILKHHGLSGFFSEIYTNPTSVDEVGRLRIFPYRDFTLAPHGCSLCPYNMCKGLVIEQIRAAASENGKKRFIYVGDGKGDFCPSLKLGHGDYVMPRKNYPLWNLICGDPMLIKAQVLEWSDGEELEKVLLHLIDTISIEENISNGTSTQSKSSQSQVSENAGSHP; the protein is encoded by the exons ATGTTGCACGAGCTGCACTCACAGGGGAGAACAATTGAGGAAATTGAGGAGTGTTTGAAAAGGGTCGCAATAAATCCAAGAATCGCGGCGGCCATTAAAGCAGCCCATGATTTTGG ATGTGATTTAAAGGTAGTTAGCGATGCCAATAACTTCTATATTGAGACAATCTTGAAACATCATGGGTTATCAGGATTTTTTTCGGAAATTTACACAAATCCAACCTCTGTGGATGAAGTAGGAAGGCTAAGGATCTTCCCTTACCGTGATTTCACATTAGCTCCTCATGGTTGCAGTCTATGCCCTTATAACATGTGCAAG GGTCTTGTGATTGAGCAGATACGTGCTGCTGCTTCTGAAAACGGGAAGAAAAGATTCATCTATGTTGGAGATGGGAAAGGTGACTTCTGCCCAAGTTTGAAGCTGGGACATGGAGACTATGTGATGCCAAGGAAAAATTATCCTCTATGGAATCTCATTTGCGGTGACCCCATGCTCATCAAGGCACAAGTCCTTGAATGGAGTGATGGAGAGGAGCTGGAGAAGGTGCTACTCCACCTTATCGACACAATCTCCATTGAAGAGAACATCAGCAATGGGACTTCTACTCAATCTAAATCATCCCAATCACAAGTTTCAGAGAATGCAGGGTCCCACCCATGA
- the LOC117925180 gene encoding mitochondrial carrier protein CoAc2, translating to MEKNREGGERGMLLDGLRDSMPVYVKELVAGGVAGGFAKTMVAPLERVKILFQTRKAEFQSIGLLGSFRKIAKTEGVLGFYRGNGASVARIVPYAALHYMAYEQYRRWIILNFPDIRRGPVLDLMAGSFAGGTAVLFTYPLDLVRTKLAYQVVGSTKLNIKGIVHAEQAYRGILDCFSKTYREAGVRGLYRGGAPALYGIFPYSGLKFYFYEEMKSHVPEKHKKDITVKLACGSVAGLLGQTLTYPLDVVRRQMQVQRLSASHIGDVKGTMETLVSIAQTQGWKQLFSGLSINYLKVVPSVAIGFTVYDIMKSWLQVPSRDDNLIEVVTNKRNSQPSSLHS from the exons ATGGAGAAGAACAGAGAAGGAGGAGAGAGGGGCATGCTGTTGGATGGGCTCAGAGATTCCATGCCGGTGTATGTAAAGGAGCTAGTTGCTGGGGGTGTCGCTGGTGGTTTTGCTAAGACCATGGTTGCTCCACTCGAGCGTGTCAAGATTTTGTTTCAG ACCAGAAAAGCAGAATTTCAAAGCATAGGGCTGTTGGGATCCTTTAGAAAGATTGCAAAAACAGAAGGGGTGCTGGGTTTTTACAG AGGGAATGGAGCAAGTGTTGCTCGAATTGTTCCTTATGCAGCGCTGCATTATATGGCTTATGAGCAATACCGGCGATGGATCATACTCAATTTCCCTGACATTAGAAGAGGGCCAGTACTCGATCTCATGGCAGGATCATTTGCAGGAGGAACTGCTGTGCTTTTTACATACCCTCTTGATCTAGTTCGGACCAAATTGGCTTACCAG GTTGTTGGATCAACAAAGCTGAACATCAAAGGGATAGTCCATGCAGAACAGGCTTACAGAGGAATCCTTGATTGTTTCTCAAAGACCTACAGAGAAGCCGGTGTAAGAGGGCTCTATCGCGGTGGGG CTCCAGCACTCTATGGCATCTTCCCATATTCTGGTTTGAAGTTCTACTTCTACGAGGAGATGAAAAGCCATGTGCCTGAGAAACACAAGAAAGACATAACAGTGAAACTAGCATGCGGCTCCGTCGCAGGCTTACTGGGTCAGACATTAACTTACCCTCTTGATGTTGTTAGGCGGCAAATGCAG GTCCAACGGCTGTCAGCATCACACATTGGAGATGTGAAAGGAACAATGGAAACCCTTGTTTCAATAGCTCAAACACAAGGATGGAAGCAGCTATTTTCAGGGCTGAGCATCAACTACTTGAAG GTTGTACCATCAGTGGCAATTGGGTTTACAGTCTATGATATAATGAAATCATGGCTGCAAGTTCCATCGCGAGATGACAATCTAATAGAAGTGGTGACAAACAAGAGGAATAGCCAACCATCATCACTGCACTCGTGA